A region from the Silene latifolia isolate original U9 population chromosome 7, ASM4854445v1, whole genome shotgun sequence genome encodes:
- the LOC141590585 gene encoding uncharacterized protein LOC141590585 yields MDENPAMEDDNNQQIVDFETVQPAADSSNVETAVFELLDGKDDDDNNQQIVDSETAQPVADSANVETPEFELFDGKDDDFATMLMSKGTDLSGCLLGIKARKWEHIFSLYKKHSQLKGFSIKKSTSRRGRRERQAAN; encoded by the exons ATGGATGAGAACCCGGCAATGGAGGATGACAATAATCAACAAATTGTTGATTTTGAGACCGTTCAGCCCGCAGCTGATTCTAGTAATGTTGAGACCGCCGTTTTTGAATTACTTGATGGTAAAGACGACGATGATAATAATCAACAAATTGTTGATTCTGAGACCGCACAACCTGTAGCGGATTCTGCTAATGTTGAGACTCCTGAGTTTGAATTATTTGATGGTAAAGACGATGATTTTGCGACGATGTTGATGAGCAaag GTACGGATTTATCAGGTTGTTTACTTGGAATAAAAGCTAGGAAATGGGAGCACATCTTCAGCTTGTATAAGAAACATTCGCAACTCAAGGGCTTTAGTATCAAGAAATCAACATCTCGTAGGGGGCGACGTGAAAGACAGGCCGCTAATTGA
- the LOC141592695 gene encoding uncharacterized protein LOC141592695 isoform X1 → MDDEPKLPSTPAPPPSLFPISTAATATATTTTTNPPPLFPISATAISSTTPQWLHNTSFTTDLSTISSAPSAVNNDTDSEPEPIPKPKQKPSYELLESSEEERNDKRRKRKMTKKKKRKRDNEYDNDNDDVARFSYGSRKSGVRAWDDSQIKPSTKDYYFDSKGDPDNLAFGCLYRMDIVQYKHDDAARLTNDLQVYSRLSHQSLLLRGELDVDRLDSQTKSGGRYWSAKYSALERDRNFKHIRVVAPKKHVESMLDDFIPVFDEDENGVSISGPLVTEESWEDEVLRKTRNFNKMTREHPHNVEVWLDFAEFQDKVASRQPQKGARLQTLEKKISILEKAVELNPEEEDLVICLLKAYGTKDSADILIGKWEKVLMQHSGSHKLWREFLHVVQGDFSTFKVSELRKMFAHAIQALSAASSKKHRQGHPAEAMPCVDHVDIEIEHGIVDIFLSLCRFEWQAGYHELATALFQAEIEYCLFCPPLHLTEQSKKRLFEHFWNGNGARVGEDGALGWSTWLEKEEETRQKLLQKTSLEEDEQGGWTGWFAPSSNDKENSPHSKADGSDVAVEGMEEDKEDEDANLEEDDASLLRMLGIDAGAEANSEVHDSRTWVRWSEEESLKDRDQWMPVRGSSGVSPGDEEMVEADEQLSRVIFFEDVSDYLFSLSSPEARLSLVVQFIDFFGVEVSQCSSTNASSWNEKILSLETLPDSISKYIRNLNGAGKLESGSSTLSLESLLQSPDSSARREMMNFLRNSALLCLKVFPRNYKLEEAILCAEEKAKVGFNTLQQTAMPSRALAKNLLKTDRQDVLLCGVYARREAAFGNIDLARKVFDMALSSISGLHLENQSAPMLYLWYSEMELAGSVSSNSESTSRAVHILSCLGSGTAYIPYKGRPPSTQLLRAHQGFKERINSIRSSWVREVVSDSSVALVCSAALFEQLTVGWAAGVKMLSDALFMVLPERKRRSYQLEFLLNYQVRMLEKHHKEATMSKLLQSVLSGLQIYPFNPELFCSLVHLSHLHTVPNKLRWIFDDLWHKKPSIILALFALSYELSRGGSQHRIHGLFERALTNDKLRFSVFLWRLYIAFEIDMGNISAARRVFFRAIHACPWSKTLWLDGFQKLNNILSAKELSDLQEVMREKELNLRTDIYEILLQDELTAKL, encoded by the exons ATGGACGACGAACCAAAACTCCCGTCAACACCAGCACCACCACCGTCACTCTTCCCCATCTCCACCGccgccaccgccaccgccacTACAACCACCACAAATCCACCGCCTCTCTTCCCCATCTCCGCCACCGCAATCTCATCCACCACACCTCAATGGCTCCACAACACCAGCTTCACCACCGACCTCTCCACCATCTCCTCCGCCCCTTCCGCCGTCAACAACGACACCGATTCCGAACCCGAACCGATACCGAAACCGAAACAAAAGCCGTCTTACGAGCTTCTCGAATCTTCCGAAGAAGAGAGAAATGATAAACGAAGGAAGCGTAAGatgacgaagaagaagaaaaggaagagagATAATGagtatgataatgataatgatgatgttgCGCGGTTTTCTTACGGTTCGAGAAAGTCTGGTGTTCGTGCTTGGGATGATTCTCAGATTAAACCTTCTACTAAGGATTATTATTTTGATTCTAAAGGGGATCCTGATAATTTAGCTTTTGGTTGCTTGTATAG GATGGATATTGTGCAGTATAAGCATGATGATGCGGCAAGATTGACGAATGACCTTCAAGTATATTCTCGATTGAGTCATCAAAGTTTGCTGTTGAGAGGGGAGCTTGATGTAGATAGACTGGATTCACAAACAAAATCCGGTGGGCGCTATTGGTCTGCCAAATATTCAGCACTAGAACGGGATAGAAATTTTAAGCACATTCGGGTTGTTGCACCAAAGAAGCATGTGGAATCTATGCTTGATGATTTCATTCCAGTATTTGACGAAGATGAAAATGGTGTCTCCATATCTGGACCCCTTGTGACTGAGGAGTCGTGGGAAGATGAGGTATTGCGAAAAACTAGGAATTTTAACAAAATGACTAGGGAACATCCCCATAACGTTGAAGTATGGCTAGATTTCGCAGAGTTTCAAGACAAAGTCGCAAGTAGGCAACCACAAAAGGGCGCACGCTTGCAAACACTTGAGAAAAAGATTAGCATATTGGAGAAGGCGGTTGAACTCAACCCAGAAGAAGAAGATTTGGTAATCTGCCTTCTGAAAGCTTATGGGACCAAGGATAGTGCAGATATTCTAATAGGTAAATGGGAAAAGGTTCTTATGCAACACTCTGGAAGTCACAAGTTGTGGAGGGAGTTTTTACACGTGGTTCAGGGAGACTTCTCCACCTTCAAAGTCTCTGAGCTCCGGAAAATGTTTGCTCATGCAATCCAAGCCCTCTCTGCTGCATCTAGCAAGAAGCATAGGCAG GGTCATCCAGCTGAGGCAATGCCTTGTGTAGACCATGTGGACATTGAGATTGAACATGGTATTGTTGATATCTTTCTCAGTCTCTGCAGGTTTGAGTGGCAAGCTGGCTATCATGAGTTAGCGACTGCCTTGTTTCAGGCTGAAATAGAATATTGTTTATTCTGTCCTCCTTTACATCTAACTGAGCAGAGCAAGAAACGTTTGTTTGAGCATTTTTGGAATGGTAATGGTGCAAGAGTTGGAGAAGATGGTGCACTTGGCTGGTCTACGTGGttggagaaagaggaagaaaCAAGACAAAAGCTGCTTCAGAAAACGTCTTTAGAGGAGGATGAACAAGGGGGCTGGACCGGGTGGTTTGCGCCTTCATCTAATGACAAGGAGAATTCACCCCATTCCAAAGCAGACGGTTCTGATGTGGCTGTAGAAGGCATGGAAGAAGATAAAGAGGATGAGGATGCAAATCTTGAAGAAGATGATGCTTCTTTGCTTAGGATGCTAGGTATTGATGCTGGGGCTGAGGCTAATAGTGAAGTCCATGACTCAAGAACATGGGTTAGATGGTCAGAGGAGGAGTCATTGAAAGATCGTGATCAATGGATGCCTGTTCGTGGGAGCTCTG GGGTCTCCCCTGGTGACGAGGAAATGGTAGAAGCAGATGAGCAGCTTTCTAGAGTCATATTCTTTGAGGATGTTAGTGACTATCTTTTCTCATTGAGCTCCCCCGAGGCTCGTTTATCTCTTGTTGTGCAGTTCATCGATTTCTTTGGTGTGGAGGTATCTCAATG CAGTTCCACAAACGCTTCAAGCTGGAATGAGAAAATTCTGAGTTTGGAAACACTTCCTGACTCTATTTCAAAGTATATTCGAAATTTGAATGGTGCTGGAAAACTAGAAAGTGGCTCAAGCACTCTCAGCCTGGAATCTCTATTGCAAAGTCCAGATAGCTCTGCAAGAAGAGAAATGATGAATTTTCTGCGTAATTCAGCTCTCCTATGTTTAAAAGTCTTCCCACGGAATTACAAGTTAGAAGAGGCTATTCTCTGTGCCGAAGAAAAGGCTAAAGTAGGATTCAATACATTGCAACAAACAGCTATGCCTTCTCGTGCTTTAGCCAAGAACCTTTTAAAAACTGATCGTCAG GATGTCTTATTGTGTGGAGTTTATGCACGGAGGGAGGCTGCTTTTGGGAATATTGACCTTGCCAGAAAAGTGTTTGACATGGCGCTGTCATCAATAAGTGGACTGCACTTG GAAAATCAGTCTGCCCCGATGCTTTATCTCTGGTACTCAGAAATGGAACTTGCTGGTAGTGTTAGTAGTAACTCAGAGTCTACCTCACGTGCAGTGCACATATTATCTTGCTTAGGAAGTGGCACTGCGTACATCCCATATAAAGGGCGACCTCCAAGCACACAACTGCTCAGGGCACACCAAGGTTTCAAAGAGCGCATAAATTCCATAAGATCTTCATGGGTACGTGAAGTTGTAAGTGATAGCTCTGTTGCTCTTGTCTGTTCAGCTGCTCTGTTTGAACAGTTGACGGTTGGATGGGCTGCTGGAGTTAAAATGCTCTCTGATGCTCTTTTTATGGTGCTTCCAG AGAGAAAGAGAAGAAGCTATCAGCTTGAATTTCTGCTCAACTACCAAGTGAGGATGCTTGAAAAGCATCATAAAGAAGCAACAATGTCAAAACTCTTACAATCAGTATTATCAGGGTTGCAAATATATCCCTTTAATCCAGAACTTTTTTGTTCCCTGGTGCATCTTAGCCATCTGCATACTGTACCCAACAAACTCCGGTGGATCTTCGATGACCTATGGCACAA GAAACCATCAATCATACTTGCATTGTTCGCGCTGTCATATGAGCTGAGTAGAGGTGGCTCTCAGCATAGGATCCATGGATTGTTTGAGAGAGCGTTGACAAATGATAAGTTGCGTTTCTCTGTCTTTCTTTGGCGGCTTTATATTGCATTTGAGATTGATATGGGGAACATATCTGCTGCAAGAAGAGTCTTTTTCCGGGCTATCCATGCATGTCCATG GTCAAAAACGCTATGGCTAGATGGTTTTCAGAAGCTGAACAACATTCTGAGTGCGAAAGAGCTGTCAGATCTCCAGGAAGTGATGCGGGAGAAGGAGCTTAATCTGAGAACAGACATTTACGAGATTCTCTTACAGGATGAATTAACGGCTAAGCTGTGa
- the LOC141592695 gene encoding uncharacterized protein LOC141592695 isoform X2, giving the protein MDDEPKLPSTPAPPPSLFPISTAATATATTTTTNPPPLFPISATAISSTTPQWLHNTSFTTDLSTISSAPSAVNNDTDSEPEPIPKPKQKPSYELLESSEEERNDKRRKRKMTKKKKRKRDNEYDNDNDDVARFSYGSRKSGVRAWDDSQIKPSTKDYYFDSKGDPDNLAFGCLYRMDIVQYKHDDAARLTNDLQVYSRLSHQSLLLRGELDVDRLDSQTKSGGRYWSAKYSALERDRNFKHIRVVAPKKHVESMLDDFIPVFDEDENGVSISGPLVTEESWEDEVLRKTRNFNKMTREHPHNVEVWLDFAEFQDKVASRQPQKGARLQTLEKKISILEKAVELNPEEEDLVICLLKAYGTKDSADILIGKWEKVLMQHSGSHKLWREFLHVVQGDFSTFKVSELRKMFAHAIQALSAASSKKHRQGHPAEAMPCVDHVDIEIEHGIVDIFLSLCRFEWQAGYHELATALFQAEIEYCLFCPPLHLTEQSKKRLFEHFWNGNGARVGEDGALGWSTWLEKEEETRQKLLQKTSLEEDEQGGWTGWFAPSSNDKENSPHSKADGSDVAVEGMEEDKEDEDANLEEDDASLLRMLGIDAGAEANSEVHDSRTWVRWSEEESLKDRDQWMPVRGSSGVSPGDEEMVEADEQLSRVIFFEDVSDYLFSLSSPEARLSLVVQFIDFFGVEVSQCSTNASSWNEKILSLETLPDSISKYIRNLNGAGKLESGSSTLSLESLLQSPDSSARREMMNFLRNSALLCLKVFPRNYKLEEAILCAEEKAKVGFNTLQQTAMPSRALAKNLLKTDRQDVLLCGVYARREAAFGNIDLARKVFDMALSSISGLHLENQSAPMLYLWYSEMELAGSVSSNSESTSRAVHILSCLGSGTAYIPYKGRPPSTQLLRAHQGFKERINSIRSSWVREVVSDSSVALVCSAALFEQLTVGWAAGVKMLSDALFMVLPERKRRSYQLEFLLNYQVRMLEKHHKEATMSKLLQSVLSGLQIYPFNPELFCSLVHLSHLHTVPNKLRWIFDDLWHKKPSIILALFALSYELSRGGSQHRIHGLFERALTNDKLRFSVFLWRLYIAFEIDMGNISAARRVFFRAIHACPWSKTLWLDGFQKLNNILSAKELSDLQEVMREKELNLRTDIYEILLQDELTAKL; this is encoded by the exons ATGGACGACGAACCAAAACTCCCGTCAACACCAGCACCACCACCGTCACTCTTCCCCATCTCCACCGccgccaccgccaccgccacTACAACCACCACAAATCCACCGCCTCTCTTCCCCATCTCCGCCACCGCAATCTCATCCACCACACCTCAATGGCTCCACAACACCAGCTTCACCACCGACCTCTCCACCATCTCCTCCGCCCCTTCCGCCGTCAACAACGACACCGATTCCGAACCCGAACCGATACCGAAACCGAAACAAAAGCCGTCTTACGAGCTTCTCGAATCTTCCGAAGAAGAGAGAAATGATAAACGAAGGAAGCGTAAGatgacgaagaagaagaaaaggaagagagATAATGagtatgataatgataatgatgatgttgCGCGGTTTTCTTACGGTTCGAGAAAGTCTGGTGTTCGTGCTTGGGATGATTCTCAGATTAAACCTTCTACTAAGGATTATTATTTTGATTCTAAAGGGGATCCTGATAATTTAGCTTTTGGTTGCTTGTATAG GATGGATATTGTGCAGTATAAGCATGATGATGCGGCAAGATTGACGAATGACCTTCAAGTATATTCTCGATTGAGTCATCAAAGTTTGCTGTTGAGAGGGGAGCTTGATGTAGATAGACTGGATTCACAAACAAAATCCGGTGGGCGCTATTGGTCTGCCAAATATTCAGCACTAGAACGGGATAGAAATTTTAAGCACATTCGGGTTGTTGCACCAAAGAAGCATGTGGAATCTATGCTTGATGATTTCATTCCAGTATTTGACGAAGATGAAAATGGTGTCTCCATATCTGGACCCCTTGTGACTGAGGAGTCGTGGGAAGATGAGGTATTGCGAAAAACTAGGAATTTTAACAAAATGACTAGGGAACATCCCCATAACGTTGAAGTATGGCTAGATTTCGCAGAGTTTCAAGACAAAGTCGCAAGTAGGCAACCACAAAAGGGCGCACGCTTGCAAACACTTGAGAAAAAGATTAGCATATTGGAGAAGGCGGTTGAACTCAACCCAGAAGAAGAAGATTTGGTAATCTGCCTTCTGAAAGCTTATGGGACCAAGGATAGTGCAGATATTCTAATAGGTAAATGGGAAAAGGTTCTTATGCAACACTCTGGAAGTCACAAGTTGTGGAGGGAGTTTTTACACGTGGTTCAGGGAGACTTCTCCACCTTCAAAGTCTCTGAGCTCCGGAAAATGTTTGCTCATGCAATCCAAGCCCTCTCTGCTGCATCTAGCAAGAAGCATAGGCAG GGTCATCCAGCTGAGGCAATGCCTTGTGTAGACCATGTGGACATTGAGATTGAACATGGTATTGTTGATATCTTTCTCAGTCTCTGCAGGTTTGAGTGGCAAGCTGGCTATCATGAGTTAGCGACTGCCTTGTTTCAGGCTGAAATAGAATATTGTTTATTCTGTCCTCCTTTACATCTAACTGAGCAGAGCAAGAAACGTTTGTTTGAGCATTTTTGGAATGGTAATGGTGCAAGAGTTGGAGAAGATGGTGCACTTGGCTGGTCTACGTGGttggagaaagaggaagaaaCAAGACAAAAGCTGCTTCAGAAAACGTCTTTAGAGGAGGATGAACAAGGGGGCTGGACCGGGTGGTTTGCGCCTTCATCTAATGACAAGGAGAATTCACCCCATTCCAAAGCAGACGGTTCTGATGTGGCTGTAGAAGGCATGGAAGAAGATAAAGAGGATGAGGATGCAAATCTTGAAGAAGATGATGCTTCTTTGCTTAGGATGCTAGGTATTGATGCTGGGGCTGAGGCTAATAGTGAAGTCCATGACTCAAGAACATGGGTTAGATGGTCAGAGGAGGAGTCATTGAAAGATCGTGATCAATGGATGCCTGTTCGTGGGAGCTCTG GGGTCTCCCCTGGTGACGAGGAAATGGTAGAAGCAGATGAGCAGCTTTCTAGAGTCATATTCTTTGAGGATGTTAGTGACTATCTTTTCTCATTGAGCTCCCCCGAGGCTCGTTTATCTCTTGTTGTGCAGTTCATCGATTTCTTTGGTGTGGAGGTATCTCAATG TTCCACAAACGCTTCAAGCTGGAATGAGAAAATTCTGAGTTTGGAAACACTTCCTGACTCTATTTCAAAGTATATTCGAAATTTGAATGGTGCTGGAAAACTAGAAAGTGGCTCAAGCACTCTCAGCCTGGAATCTCTATTGCAAAGTCCAGATAGCTCTGCAAGAAGAGAAATGATGAATTTTCTGCGTAATTCAGCTCTCCTATGTTTAAAAGTCTTCCCACGGAATTACAAGTTAGAAGAGGCTATTCTCTGTGCCGAAGAAAAGGCTAAAGTAGGATTCAATACATTGCAACAAACAGCTATGCCTTCTCGTGCTTTAGCCAAGAACCTTTTAAAAACTGATCGTCAG GATGTCTTATTGTGTGGAGTTTATGCACGGAGGGAGGCTGCTTTTGGGAATATTGACCTTGCCAGAAAAGTGTTTGACATGGCGCTGTCATCAATAAGTGGACTGCACTTG GAAAATCAGTCTGCCCCGATGCTTTATCTCTGGTACTCAGAAATGGAACTTGCTGGTAGTGTTAGTAGTAACTCAGAGTCTACCTCACGTGCAGTGCACATATTATCTTGCTTAGGAAGTGGCACTGCGTACATCCCATATAAAGGGCGACCTCCAAGCACACAACTGCTCAGGGCACACCAAGGTTTCAAAGAGCGCATAAATTCCATAAGATCTTCATGGGTACGTGAAGTTGTAAGTGATAGCTCTGTTGCTCTTGTCTGTTCAGCTGCTCTGTTTGAACAGTTGACGGTTGGATGGGCTGCTGGAGTTAAAATGCTCTCTGATGCTCTTTTTATGGTGCTTCCAG AGAGAAAGAGAAGAAGCTATCAGCTTGAATTTCTGCTCAACTACCAAGTGAGGATGCTTGAAAAGCATCATAAAGAAGCAACAATGTCAAAACTCTTACAATCAGTATTATCAGGGTTGCAAATATATCCCTTTAATCCAGAACTTTTTTGTTCCCTGGTGCATCTTAGCCATCTGCATACTGTACCCAACAAACTCCGGTGGATCTTCGATGACCTATGGCACAA GAAACCATCAATCATACTTGCATTGTTCGCGCTGTCATATGAGCTGAGTAGAGGTGGCTCTCAGCATAGGATCCATGGATTGTTTGAGAGAGCGTTGACAAATGATAAGTTGCGTTTCTCTGTCTTTCTTTGGCGGCTTTATATTGCATTTGAGATTGATATGGGGAACATATCTGCTGCAAGAAGAGTCTTTTTCCGGGCTATCCATGCATGTCCATG GTCAAAAACGCTATGGCTAGATGGTTTTCAGAAGCTGAACAACATTCTGAGTGCGAAAGAGCTGTCAGATCTCCAGGAAGTGATGCGGGAGAAGGAGCTTAATCTGAGAACAGACATTTACGAGATTCTCTTACAGGATGAATTAACGGCTAAGCTGTGa
- the LOC141592696 gene encoding nudix hydrolase 18, mitochondrial-like → MENELRKLVHVPSRIGRDLQRYDHLGRRQVVGCIPYRLVNNLSSPIEVLMVSSQKGEAMLFPKGGWEKDESMQEAALRECLEEAGVIGTIQSKLGQWTYKSKNQDTLHDGYMFPLLVEEELEYWPEKDFRQRKWVKVSEAKKLCPHKWMQEALETLVKRLAPCFQQAESISKNSDKSLNYSQLRRAKTEMSSWKNTSSYLQGYRLHRCSTLHQLNTSTCETTVLSENFSIDSTLPSCYLLPVMVEQK, encoded by the exons atggagaaTGAATTAAGGAAGCTTGTTCATGTTCCTTCACGTATTGGTAGGGATTTGCAGAGATATGATCATTTGGGTCGTCGTCAAGTTGTTGG ATGCATACCATACAGAttggtaaacaatttatcctcTCCCATAGAAGTCCTTATGGTTAGTTCACAAAAGGGTGAAGCAATGTTGTTTCCTAAGGGAGGTTGGGAGAAAGATGAATCAATGCAAGAAGCGGCTTTACGAGAATGCTTAGAGGAAGCCGGTGTCATTGGTACTATTCAG AGCAAATTGGGACAGTGGACTTACAAAAGTAAAAACCAAGATACACTACATGATGGATATATGTTTCCATTGCTTGTAGAAGAGGAATTGGAATACTGGCCTGAGAAAGATTTCCGACAGCGCAAATGGGTAAAGGTTAGCGAAGCCAAAAAACTATGCCCGCATAAGTGGATGCAAGAAGCATTAGAGACGCTTGTTAAAAGACTCGCTCCATGCTTTCAACAGGCTGAAAGTATTTCCAAAAATTCCGATAAAAGTTTAAACTACTCCCAGCTGAGAAGAGCCAAGACTGAAATGTCGAGTTGGAAGAATACGAGTTCATATTTGCAGGGATACAGATTACATCGCTGCTCCACATTACATCAGCTGAATACATCTACTTGCGAAACAACGGTTTTGTCAGAAAATTTCAGCATAGACAGTACACTTCCATCATGTTATTTACTCCCAGTGATGGTagaacaaaaatga